One Lysinibacillus sp. OF-1 DNA segment encodes these proteins:
- a CDS encoding cold-shock protein has protein sequence MKQGTVKWFNSEKGFGFIEVEGENDVFVHFSAIQGEGFKTLDEGQKVEFEVVDGNRGPQAANVTKL, from the coding sequence ATGAAACAAGGTACAGTAAAATGGTTTAACTCAGAAAAAGGTTTTGGATTCATCGAAGTTGAAGGTGAAAACGACGTATTCGTACACTTCTCAGCTATCCAAGGCGAAGGTTTCAAAACACTTGACGAAGGTCAAAAAGTGGAATTCGAAGTTGTAGATGGCAACCGCGGACCACAAGCTGCTAACGTAACTAAACTTTAA
- a CDS encoding YkvA family protein, with product MDLQNVEKLPEEQEQQDFYQKLRMKLVAFLGSKKGKKNKFTPYLMFVPDLFHLLIKTVTDAGVDKKSRALIGASIAYFVLPIDLMPEGLLGFGGYLDDVVLATFVINTIINKLGPEVVEKHWTGDDKLLHVLQKVAEVSDEVVSKIPVKSPIAQFVKQESKDK from the coding sequence ATGGATTTGCAGAATGTAGAAAAATTGCCTGAGGAACAGGAGCAGCAAGATTTTTATCAGAAGTTGCGTATGAAATTAGTAGCTTTTCTTGGATCGAAGAAGGGGAAAAAGAATAAATTTACGCCTTATTTAATGTTTGTGCCTGATTTATTTCATTTATTAATTAAAACAGTAACCGATGCGGGTGTAGATAAGAAAAGTCGAGCTTTAATAGGGGCTTCTATTGCGTATTTTGTGCTGCCGATTGATCTGATGCCAGAGGGATTATTAGGCTTTGGTGGCTACTTAGATGATGTGGTGCTGGCGACTTTTGTGATCAATACGATCATTAATAAATTGGGGCCGGAAGTAGTGGAAAAGCATTGGACAGGGGACGATAAGCTGTTACATGTGCTACAAAAAGTTGCAGAAGTGAGTGATGAGGTAGTCAGTAAGATCCCTGTGAAATCACCAATCGCTCAGTTTGTGAAGCAAGAAAGTAAGGATAAATAA
- a CDS encoding S1 family peptidase, with amino-acid sequence MSDIHNATSKQEELTEEEFIELVLEEQQKALAREREERLHGKKPKKQKPLVRWMVWGMAMVLFFNTFALVFQIYSIPAIEFIKVSTRLSAQEDIQTYKKAVVEISTGSSKGTGFAISPDGLIVTNAHVVEDATSLSVVFPDEGLMEATLIESYPAVDLALVQVEAEQLPYLPLAEDPPFSADEHIYFIGNPLAFTGIANEGTLLESIQLEDWQEPVMMLKAPVYRGNSGSPVIDQQGKVIGIIFATMKHEPIGRVGLFVPVQQLHHLLEAQHKK; translated from the coding sequence ATGAGTGACATACATAATGCAACATCCAAGCAAGAAGAATTGACGGAAGAAGAATTCATTGAGCTCGTACTCGAAGAACAACAAAAAGCATTAGCACGAGAACGAGAAGAACGGCTTCATGGAAAAAAGCCCAAAAAACAAAAACCTCTTGTGCGTTGGATGGTGTGGGGCATGGCAATGGTCCTATTTTTCAATACATTCGCCTTAGTTTTTCAAATTTATTCCATTCCAGCGATTGAATTCATCAAAGTTTCAACCCGACTCTCGGCACAAGAGGATATACAAACCTATAAAAAGGCAGTCGTTGAAATCTCGACTGGCTCTAGCAAAGGCACTGGTTTTGCCATTTCTCCTGACGGGCTTATTGTCACCAATGCCCACGTAGTAGAAGATGCCACTTCATTATCTGTTGTATTTCCAGACGAGGGATTGATGGAGGCAACGTTAATCGAAAGTTATCCAGCAGTAGATTTAGCTCTAGTACAAGTGGAGGCCGAGCAACTCCCCTATCTCCCACTAGCAGAAGATCCACCTTTTTCTGCGGATGAACATATTTATTTTATTGGTAACCCTCTCGCCTTTACAGGTATTGCGAATGAAGGGACACTACTAGAATCCATTCAATTAGAGGATTGGCAGGAGCCCGTTATGATGCTGAAAGCCCCGGTTTATCGGGGGAATAGTGGTAGCCCTGTAATCGACCAACAGGGGAAGGTCATTGGCATTATCTTTGCGACGATGAAACATGAGCCGATTGGTCGTGTCGGCCTGTTCGTACCCGTTCAACAGCTCCATCATTTATTAGAAGCGCAACATAAAAAATGA
- a CDS encoding DinB family protein, giving the protein MYRQIDDFLQEWSNASKGTLQVLQALTDDKLNQNIVEGHSTLGWLGWHLVGAAGYFSYLAGLKVPTIRQEDPVPTTAADIVTAYENIANGIKEEVAKLSNEDLLEVVNGFTAPMPKGALLRVLIDHQTHHRGQMTVLLRQAGLPVPGVMGPTKEMQ; this is encoded by the coding sequence ATGTATAGACAAATTGATGATTTTTTACAGGAATGGTCGAATGCATCTAAAGGAACACTGCAAGTATTACAGGCTCTAACAGATGATAAGCTAAATCAAAATATTGTGGAGGGCCACAGTACACTTGGCTGGCTAGGCTGGCATTTAGTTGGGGCTGCAGGCTATTTTAGTTATCTGGCAGGCTTAAAGGTGCCAACGATTCGACAAGAAGATCCCGTACCAACGACAGCTGCTGACATTGTGACAGCCTATGAAAATATTGCCAACGGTATTAAAGAGGAAGTGGCAAAGCTTTCTAACGAAGATTTACTAGAGGTAGTCAATGGCTTTACAGCGCCAATGCCAAAAGGGGCTTTATTACGTGTATTGATCGACCATCAAACACATCATCGTGGACAAATGACGGTTCTGCTACGTCAAGCTGGTTTACCAGTACCTGGTGTGATGGGACCAACAAAAGAAATGCAATAA
- a CDS encoding TetR/AcrR family transcriptional regulator, translating to MTNRKTQIIELSLKHIQEKGFTSFSYDHLAKELGVTKASIHYHFEKKGDLGVAVCERIQQGLEGTYKTIQDSAIPVEEKPFAFILQRVKCLEKEGVCPISALQADYQELPQRMQDKLQQLSQMEIDVFIALLKEAKQQGALQATDDLESLAILLISSTKGALQYKRVLGEAFFVKMLEQLKALLK from the coding sequence ATGACAAATAGAAAAACGCAAATTATAGAATTATCATTGAAGCATATTCAGGAAAAAGGTTTCACATCATTTAGTTATGACCATTTAGCTAAAGAGCTTGGCGTTACGAAGGCAAGTATTCATTATCATTTTGAAAAGAAAGGAGACTTAGGGGTTGCGGTTTGCGAAAGGATTCAACAAGGGCTAGAAGGGACGTATAAAACGATTCAAGATTCCGCTATACCAGTGGAGGAAAAACCTTTTGCTTTTATTTTGCAACGAGTAAAATGCCTAGAAAAAGAGGGTGTTTGTCCTATTTCAGCTTTACAGGCAGATTATCAAGAATTACCACAACGGATGCAAGACAAGCTACAACAGCTTAGTCAAATGGAAATCGATGTTTTTATAGCCCTATTGAAGGAAGCCAAACAACAGGGTGCACTCCAAGCGACGGATGATTTAGAGTCTCTAGCCATATTGCTTATTTCTAGTACAAAGGGTGCGTTACAATATAAACGCGTTTTAGGAGAAGCGTTTTTTGTAAAAATGCTGGAGCAATTAAAGGCGTTATTAAAATAA